Proteins from a single region of Sporosarcina sp. FSL K6-1508:
- a CDS encoding ATP-grasp domain-containing protein, with product MSILILNRFSDNSAKYYEWLKDLNEPIVMLCDEVRRDLIDTRYDEQYYFSNWRTNGNLESIAIELHSKYNFKRIISFSETDLIRAAMLRELLGVHGQNVKSAKAFRDKVFMKQILKEKGIRVPKFKKVEHPADLLNFCTENGFPVVYKPVDGAGSENTEILYTWEDVKHALISTAFKPFQVEEFIEGDMYHIDGLWNNEKIEFLVASKYINGCLAYKEDKYLGSFILDEDNILHNRLLKYTSEVMEALPSPPACPIHAEVFVTPEGKLYLCEIASRAGGARVVETINRLFNFHILKEATLAQCSINYIQKEKKRSHLNSAGWALVPPKNGMLKKMPASIEHEKVIEFLCNAKVGDRFNNASKSVDHILSVIVCGQNENEVEKNINESVSWLNENTLWESVENI from the coding sequence GTGAGTATATTAATTCTAAATCGTTTTTCAGATAATAGTGCTAAATATTATGAGTGGCTAAAGGACCTTAATGAACCAATCGTAATGTTGTGCGATGAAGTTAGGAGAGACCTTATAGATACTAGGTATGATGAGCAATACTACTTTAGTAATTGGAGGACAAATGGAAACTTAGAGAGTATAGCTATTGAATTGCATAGTAAATATAATTTTAAAAGAATAATCTCATTTTCTGAAACAGATTTAATTAGGGCAGCAATGCTTCGAGAATTATTAGGAGTACATGGACAAAACGTTAAAAGTGCAAAAGCTTTTAGGGATAAAGTATTCATGAAGCAAATACTAAAAGAAAAGGGAATAAGGGTTCCAAAGTTTAAAAAGGTAGAACATCCAGCAGATTTGTTGAATTTCTGTACAGAGAACGGATTTCCAGTTGTTTATAAACCAGTTGATGGGGCTGGGTCAGAAAATACAGAGATTTTGTATACTTGGGAAGATGTAAAACACGCATTAATAAGCACTGCATTCAAACCATTTCAAGTAGAAGAATTTATTGAGGGAGATATGTACCATATAGATGGACTATGGAATAACGAAAAAATCGAATTTCTAGTAGCCTCTAAATACATAAATGGATGTTTAGCTTATAAAGAAGACAAGTATTTAGGTAGCTTTATTTTAGATGAAGATAACATTTTACATAATAGGCTATTAAAATATACATCAGAAGTCATGGAAGCTTTACCATCACCACCCGCATGCCCTATTCATGCAGAAGTATTCGTAACTCCAGAGGGGAAATTATACCTTTGCGAAATAGCTAGTAGAGCAGGGGGAGCAAGAGTAGTAGAAACAATTAATAGACTCTTTAACTTTCACATATTAAAAGAGGCTACCCTGGCGCAATGCAGTATAAATTATATTCAAAAAGAAAAAAAGAGAAGTCATTTAAATTCTGCTGGATGGGCTTTGGTTCCTCCTAAGAATGGCATGCTAAAAAAGATGCCAGCCAGTATAGAACATGAAAAAGTAATTGAGTTTTTGTGCAATGCTAAAGTAGGTGATAGGTTTAATAATGCATCCAAATCAGTTGATCATATA
- a CDS encoding MFS transporter, whose protein sequence is MNNKTTEKLPFRKLGLFEGFTIFSAISKFGNQLYYFVIPLYIYEITGSGFAMGLGWVFQTIPYLFTPYIGKLIDTLDKKTIYIVAGLLQFILVLLIPIIITLTGIESVLIIYTFSSLVQTAGVASNIVSDYSFVPDFKRTEDTAIWNSYYITINNIGRVAGPALASVSAALLGYLSTLYINSLTYLLSIVFVLIFVPKMNPIVAPKIKISDGLKVVISNKILKNIVISSIFLNLATGGMIVMYLFLMKSYWNLNETTIGIIMSSSILTGIIGSILGAKLFKFKAIKTKLSFWTLLLLILMAPLISLNPYAAIIGFIFSSLCINAINVIFMSFRQEVIPSELIGRTNAFIRMILLGVVPISSIILMSLGESDFKRLLGFYITILISLSFITLIVGNKEENKIPKGE, encoded by the coding sequence TTGAATAATAAAACAACTGAAAAATTACCATTTAGAAAATTAGGATTGTTTGAAGGTTTTACTATATTTAGTGCAATTTCTAAATTTGGGAACCAACTTTACTACTTTGTAATTCCGCTTTATATCTATGAAATTACTGGTTCTGGTTTTGCTATGGGATTAGGATGGGTATTTCAAACTATTCCTTATCTGTTCACGCCATACATAGGTAAATTGATTGACACCCTGGATAAAAAAACAATATATATAGTCGCTGGATTATTACAGTTTATACTAGTCTTATTAATACCAATAATTATCACATTAACTGGTATTGAAAGTGTTTTGATTATATATACATTTAGTTCGCTAGTCCAAACTGCAGGCGTTGCCTCTAATATAGTTAGCGATTATTCATTTGTGCCAGACTTCAAGAGAACCGAAGATACGGCGATTTGGAACAGCTATTATATTACGATTAATAATATAGGTCGTGTTGCTGGTCCAGCTCTAGCAAGTGTTTCTGCTGCATTGCTTGGTTACCTATCCACATTATATATAAATAGCTTAACTTACTTATTATCAATTGTTTTTGTGCTAATATTTGTGCCTAAAATGAATCCTATAGTCGCTCCCAAAATAAAAATCTCTGATGGTCTAAAGGTTGTTATAAGTAATAAGATTCTAAAGAATATAGTTATATCTTCTATATTTTTGAATCTAGCAACTGGCGGAATGATTGTAATGTATCTCTTCTTAATGAAGAGTTATTGGAACCTGAATGAAACAACCATAGGTATTATCATGAGTTCTTCTATTCTTACAGGCATAATTGGATCAATTTTAGGTGCCAAATTATTTAAGTTTAAAGCAATTAAAACAAAACTCTCTTTTTGGACACTTTTACTCTTAATACTCATGGCACCTTTAATAAGTCTAAATCCATATGCTGCTATCATAGGTTTTATATTTAGTTCTCTATGTATTAATGCGATAAATGTAATCTTTATGTCTTTTAGACAAGAAGTAATTCCCTCTGAACTTATTGGGAGAACCAATGCCTTTATTAGAATGATATTACTAGGAGTAGTTCCTATATCTTCAATAATATTAATGTCGCTTGGAGAATCGGACTTTAAGAGACTCCTCGGCTTTTATATAACAATCTTAATCAGTCTATCTTTTATTACTCTAATTGTAGGAAATAAAGAAGAAAATAAAATTCCAAAGGGTGAATAA
- a CDS encoding glucose-6-phosphate dehydrogenase: MAENGQVIVLFGSTGDLARRKLFPAIFELFRENKLSINTGVLCLGRSDLSAEQFNRMLLQSLLQQIEEEEEKIIKLYESFIEHFTYFSIDIVTERNFSKLNKIIFEMEEKFKSNGNRLFYLSVFPEHFKKASANIKNYGLLTDKGWNRLIIEKPFGYNLTSAIELNSYLETIFNSKDIFRIDHFLTKNIINQLLTVRFNPDIDPFWNNDYIEKITINLSESIGIEDRGRYFDSSGTLRDMVQNHILQTIALLTIDVPSENEDISEKKLKVIKSLQPFTPEEVNKYIIRGQYVAGNMDGSDLIPYEKECHVKNSSMTETFVAGTLFVNNSRWSGVPLRFRTGKRLQTKTSRIEVSFKRPTKLSISEDSCISIVFDENKKILIEHENKIVYHTFPENSYANSLLNALSGNLQFFVTWEETAASWKFIDQITNAWELDIDNLIYYESGTNGPTIKGNFIE, from the coding sequence TTGGCTGAGAATGGGCAAGTAATAGTATTATTCGGAAGTACTGGGGACCTTGCAAGAAGGAAATTGTTTCCTGCAATATTTGAACTTTTTAGAGAAAATAAGTTATCAATTAATACTGGTGTATTATGTTTAGGTCGAAGTGATTTAAGTGCTGAACAGTTCAATCGTATGTTACTACAATCACTATTACAGCAAATTGAAGAAGAAGAAGAAAAAATAATAAAGTTATATGAATCTTTTATTGAACATTTCACCTATTTCTCTATAGACATTGTTACTGAACGAAATTTTAGTAAGTTAAACAAAATAATATTTGAAATGGAAGAGAAATTCAAATCCAATGGAAATAGATTATTTTATTTATCAGTTTTCCCTGAGCATTTTAAAAAAGCTAGCGCTAATATTAAGAATTATGGACTCTTAACAGATAAAGGATGGAACCGTTTAATTATTGAGAAACCTTTTGGTTATAATTTAACTTCAGCAATAGAACTAAACAGCTATTTAGAAACAATATTTAATTCGAAAGATATATTTAGGATTGACCATTTTCTTACTAAAAATATCATAAATCAACTATTAACAGTAAGGTTTAACCCAGATATAGATCCCTTTTGGAATAATGATTATATAGAGAAAATAACAATCAATTTAAGTGAGAGCATAGGAATCGAAGATAGGGGACGATATTTTGATTCAAGTGGAACTTTAAGGGATATGGTACAAAATCATATTCTTCAAACCATTGCTCTCTTGACAATTGACGTACCAAGCGAGAATGAAGATATAAGTGAAAAGAAATTAAAAGTTATCAAATCACTGCAACCATTTACTCCAGAAGAAGTAAATAAATATATTATTAGAGGGCAATATGTTGCTGGTAACATGGATGGAAGTGATTTAATTCCTTATGAAAAAGAATGCCATGTTAAAAATTCTTCTATGACGGAAACTTTCGTGGCTGGAACTTTATTCGTTAATAACAGTAGGTGGTCTGGAGTGCCCCTAAGGTTTAGAACAGGGAAAAGACTACAAACAAAAACTTCTCGCATTGAAGTTAGTTTTAAAAGACCAACCAAGTTATCTATCTCCGAGGATTCATGTATATCTATAGTATTTGATGAAAATAAAAAGATTCTAATAGAACATGAAAATAAGATTGTTTATCACACATTTCCTGAAAATTCTTACGCAAACTCACTGTTAAATGCATTGTCAGGGAACCTACAATTTTTTGTAACATGGGAAGAGACAGCCGCATCTTGGAAATTCATTGACCAGATTACTAATGCTTGGGAATTAGATATAGACAACCTTATTTATTATGAAAGTGGAACGAATGGCCCGACTATTAAGGGGAATTTTATTGAATAA